Genomic segment of Actinomycetota bacterium:
CGGGACGAAGGGCTCGACCGCCGAGCTCGAGGAGCACGCCGACCACATCATCGCGATCCCCGAGGCGCACGAGCTGGCTGCCCCGGCGCTGGCGGTCGTGCCCCTGCAGCTGCTCGCCTACCACATCGCGACGCTCCGCGGAGAGGACGTCGACCAGCCCCGCAACCTCGCCAAGACGGTCACGGTCGAGTGACCGGGGGATCGCCGCGGCGACGCTCCTACCATGCGGTGTCCGACCGGGCCGTGAACGGCCCGGCAACGAGAGGACATCATCGATGCGCCCGAGATCGATGCGCCCGTACAGGCGTTGGGTGCCAGCAGCGGTCGTGTGCGTGGTCGTCCTGGCCCTGACCGGCGCACCCGCGTTCGGGCACCACACGACCCAACCGGCCACGATCCAACCCGGCGCCGCGATCGTCACCGACACCGGGTTCTGCACTCTGAGCTGGATCTTCGACGGGACCGGGGAGCTGGCCGGCAAGGTGTACGCCAGCACCGCCGCGCACTGTGTGGACGAGGTCGGCCAGACCGTCAGTCTGGCGACGACCAGCCTCGGGCGAGCGCAGGATGCCATCGGCACGGTCGCGTTCCGCGGTGACCCCGACGAGCCGGGGCGCGACTACGCGTTCATCGAGATCGCCGCCGACGATCGCGACCGGGTCAGCCCGGCGTTGAAGGGCCACCCCCGCATCCCCACCGGCGTGTCGAGCGACTACCGCGAGGGTGATCTGATGCAGTTCTCCGGCCACGGGGTCGGGTTCAACCTCACGTCGCTCACCCGTCAGGAACGCGTCGGCGTGCTCAACTGGACCGACGGCCGCGAGCACCAGATCGTCGGCGGTGTCACACCCGGGGACTCCGGCGGTCCCGTCGCCAACCTGAGTGACGGCGGCACCGCGTTCGGGATCGTCGCCACGGTCGGGGCCGGGATGGACACGAGCGCGCTGACGGTGGTCACCGCCGGGGAGGGCGGCGCCAACCTCGACTGGGTCCTCGCCGACGCGGCCGCCCGCGGCTTCACCGTCACGCTCCGCACCGTCAAGAGGTGATCGGTTCGCGGCGGCGCTGCGCTGACCGGCTCGGCGAACCTCGCCGACCGTGACGCGGCGGTGGCCCGCCCCGACGCCACCCGACTGACCTAGCCTGCCACGTGATGCCGGATCTGCGCTGCGTTCCGCTGCTGGACGCTGCCGCTGCCCACGCCGGTGACGAGGCGGCGGTCGCGGCCGGTTCGTCGTGGGCTGCGCTCATGCAACGGGCAGGGGGGCACCTGGCGCGCGGCATCGTGGCCACCGCCGGGTACGGGTACGGGTTGCGCGTCGCGATCGTGGCCGGGAAGGGCAACAACGGTGGTGACGGTTGGGCGGCGGCGCGCCGACTGGCCGCTTGGGGCGCCCAGCCGCGGGTGGTCGCGGTCGCGGGACTCGACGCTGAGCTCTCCGACGAGGCGAGCGACCAACGCCGCCGGTTTCTCAGCGCCGG
This window contains:
- a CDS encoding serine protease encodes the protein MPAAVVCVVVLALTGAPAFGHHTTQPATIQPGAAIVTDTGFCTLSWIFDGTGELAGKVYASTAAHCVDEVGQTVSLATTSLGRAQDAIGTVAFRGDPDEPGRDYAFIEIAADDRDRVSPALKGHPRIPTGVSSDYREGDLMQFSGHGVGFNLTSLTRQERVGVLNWTDGREHQIVGGVTPGDSGGPVANLSDGGTAFGIVATVGAGMDTSALTVVTAGEGGANLDWVLADAAARGFTVTLRTVKR
- a CDS encoding bifunctional ADP-dependent NAD(P)H-hydrate dehydratase/NAD(P)H-hydrate epimerase — encoded protein: MPDLRCVPLLDAAAAHAGDEAAVAAGSSWAALMQRAGGHLARGIVATAGYGYGLRVAIVAGKGNNGGDGWAAARRLAAWGAQPRVVAVAGLDAELSDEASDQRRRFLSAG